The Salinirubellus salinus genome segment CACGACCCTGCTTCAACGCGCGCATCACACCCGACTCTTCGGCCACCCGTTCGACGTGCACGCAGGGCGGCCGCGGCCGCGTGCCCTCGAACACCGCGTCACCGACCCGGAACCGCGCGTCCAGCAGGTCATCGTGGACGTCGACCCCCTCCGTGACGAGGTTCCGGCGGTGCCGACCGTCGGTCAGGTCGATGTCGTAGCGCTCGCGTATCTCCGCCAGCGCCTCGCACTCGACGAACGTCACCTCGCACACGTCGAACGGGGAGTAGTACCCCTGCCCGGTCTGGTAGCGGTCACCCGCGAGGCCGCCCTCGACGGCGTGGATGGAATCCGTCCGCTGCATCGGTTCGCCGCCCGCCTCGGCGAACCAGATCTCGACGAGTCGCATACACCGACTTCGCTCGCTGGCGCGATAAGCGCTCCCCGCTCCCGGGGACGGAGTTAAGACGGCCGCTCCGTTACGGACCTCCGTGTACCGAGCGAGCGACGAGGTGGAACACGAGGCGTGGCTGGCACGGCTGAACGAGGCGGCCGACCGGCTCGAACTCGACGCCTCGGCCCGCTCACGCGCCGCCGACCTGTTCCTCTCGACACTCCCAGAGGCCGAGCGCTCGAAGCGAGCGGCGATGGCGACGGCGCTCTACGTCGCCGCACTCGTCGAGGGGGACCGCCGCTCGCAGACGGCGGTGGCCGAGGCGGCCGACGTCTCCCGGCTGACGGTCCAGAGCCGCTGGAAGACGCTGATGGCGGAGGCGGGGCTGGAACCGCCGTCGTGGTAGGTAGCGCGTCAGCGCGACGGCGACGACGCCAGTGCCGGCGAGCGCGAGCAGGACGCCGACGCCCGCGAACACGTCGGTACTGACGTCAGGGACGGCGACCGGCAACAGGAGGAACAGCTCGCCGAGCGGTGTCATCTGGAGACCGGCGAACGACTGACGGAGCGGGGGTCGGTCTGTCACCTCTCGACTGACGGACCTGTTGGCAAGTGCGTTTCGTCCGACGGCTCGTCCGATGACCGTCGTGCGCTGGCGAGCTCTCTGTTCTGGGGGCGCGCCCACGCAACTCGCGGGTCGCTCTGCTCCCGGCTCGCTACCCGTGGCCTCCTTGCGGTCGCCCACGCAACCCACGCCCCTTTTTACAGTCGGCGACCAGCCAC includes the following:
- a CDS encoding MOSC domain-containing protein, giving the protein MRLVEIWFAEAGGEPMQRTDSIHAVEGGLAGDRYQTGQGYYSPFDVCEVTFVECEALAEIRERYDIDLTDGRHRRNLVTEGVDVHDDLLDARFRVGDAVFEGTRPRPPCVHVERVAEESGVMRALKQGRGGVCARVIEGGAVGEGDPVEVLESTAFDGEGLVAAIRDRVGR
- a CDS encoding transcription initiation factor IIB family protein; protein product: MYRASDEVEHEAWLARLNEAADRLELDASARSRAADLFLSTLPEAERSKRAAMATALYVAALVEGDRRSQTAVAEAADVSRLTVQSRWKTLMAEAGLEPPSW